In Salarias fasciatus chromosome 20, fSalaFa1.1, whole genome shotgun sequence, a single window of DNA contains:
- the naca gene encoding nascent polypeptide-associated complex subunit alpha, protein MPGEATETVPVTEQEMQQPQVETGSGTESDSDDSVPELEEQDSAQTQTQQAQLAAAAEIDEEPVSKAKQSRSEKKARKAMSKLGLRQVTGVTRVTIRKSKNILFVITKPDVYKSPASDTYIVFGEAKIEDLSQQAQLAAAEKFKVQGEAVSNIQENTQTPTVQEESEEEEVDETGVEIKDIELVMSQANVSRAKAVRALKNNNNDIVNAIMELTM, encoded by the exons ATGCCCGGCGAAGCCACAGAAACGGTCCCTGTCACCGAGCAGGAGATGCAGCAGCCTCAAGTCGAGACTG GATCCGGCACTGAATCAGACAGTGACGACTCCGTTCCAGAGCTGGAGGAACAGGACTCGGCACAAACACAGACGCAACAAGCTCAG cttgctgctgctgctgaaatagACGAAGAACCTGTCAGCAAAGCCAAACAGAGCCGCAGCGAAAAGAAAGCACGAAAG GCAATGTCAAAGCTTGGTCTCAGGCAGGTCACAGGGGTCACCAGGGTCACCATCCGCAAGTCaaagaacatcctgtttgtcATCACCAAACCAGACGTCTACAAGAGCCCTGCATCAGACACATACATCGTCTTCGGTGAAGCCAAG ATTGAAGATCTGTCCCAGCAAGCCCAGCTGGCAGCCGCAGAAAAGTTCAAGGTGCAGGGAGAGGCTGTATCGAATatccaggaaaacacacagacgccAACAGTACAGGAGGAGAGcgaagaggaagag GTTGATGAAACCGGAGTTGAGATTAAGGACATCGAACTCGTCATGTCACAAGCCAACGTGTCGCGGGCGAAGGCTGTACGCgctctgaaaaacaacaacaacgacatcGTCAATGCCATCATG GAGTTGACGATGTAG
- the LOC115408140 gene encoding proteoglycan 4-like: MSASSSSPTSPKSTPSSAPLSPGLSPLASSPGGVSAHHSTRSGPKVVKAGKQGKPQKGEGFVPAPVQVQEKPAESGLNQPVHVETKPVSAEMKIPSPAVSKPVAAPAAFKVTSKPAVAAPVSFSDAIVASPPKSVEMKAPSSKVSSVSATDDELPPLIPPEKPMKPVPTSLSSAEKDSVKLATSPEVLAVCHAPPISEVKIEDQHKPLPVNVAAEPAPVKTSLSPVEKESVKLATSDAVLAVCYAPPMTVSKVMIKDEPKPLPVNVAAEPAPVKTSLSPVEKESVELATSDAVLAVCYAPPMTVSKVMIKDEPKPLPVNVAAEPAPVKASLSPVEKESVELATSDAVRAVCYAPPMTLSKVMIEDEPEPLPVKVAAEPTEVAKPTVEAKPAPVEEAKPTVEAKPAPVEEAKPTVEAKPAPVQEVKPTVEAKPAPVQEAKPAVEAKPAPVKEAKPAVEAKPAPVKEAKPAVEAKPAPVQEVKPAVEAKPAPVKEAKPAVEAKPAPVKEAKPAVEAKPAPVQEVKPAVEAKPAPVQEVKPAVEAKPAPVKEAKPAIEAKPAPVKEAKPAVEAKPAPVDEAKPAVEAKPAPVEEAKPAVEAKPAPVEEAKPAVEAKPAPVEAEKPSQVEPAVPAPRKLTFAEAVAKPSPVKPEAEVIGTTPEPVPSPKPAPPPSKTPAKVESIKNEAGISLLSSFMPSVSAVTMFSDIVI; encoded by the coding sequence ATgtctgcctcttcctcctcccccactTCACCTAAATCTAccccttcctctgctcctctttcacCCGGGCTATCTCCCTTGGCTTCCTCGCCTGGTGGCGTATCCGCCCATCATTCCACCCGGTCTGGCCCTAAAGTTGTCAAAGCTGGCAAACAGGGCAAACCTCAAAAGGGGGAAGGGTTTGTTCCTGCTCCCGTTCAAGTGCAGGAAAAGCCAGCAGAGTCTGGTCTCAATCAACCTGTGCATGTTGAAACAAAGCCTGTATCAGCTGAGATGAAAATTCCATCTCCAGCTGTTAGTAAACCtgttgcagctccagctgcatttAAAGTTACCTCAAAACCTGCTGTGGCAgcaccagtttcattttcagatgCTATTGTTGCCAGCCCTCCCAAGTCTGTTGAAATGAAGGCACCTTCCTCAAaggtttcttctgtttctgctaCTGATGACGAGCTTCCTCCTCTCATACCTCCTGAGAAACCAATGAAACCAGTGCCTACAAGTTTGTCTTCTGCAGAGAAAGACAGTGTAAAGCTTGCTACATCTCCTGAAGTTCTTGCAGTTTGCCATGCTCCCCCCATTTCAGAAGTTAAGATTGAAGATCAGCACAAGCCATTGCCTGTTAATGTTGCTGCTGAACCAGCACCAGTGAAGACAAGTTTGTCTCCTGTAGAGAAAGAGAGTGTAAAGCTTGCTACATCTGATGCAGTTCTTGCAGTTTGCTATGCTCCCCCCATGACAGTTTCAAAAGTTATGATTAAAGATGAGCCCAAGCCATTGCCTGTTAATGTTGCTGCTGAACCAGCACCAGTGAAGACAAGTTTGTCTCCTGTAGAGAAAGAGAGTGTAGAGCTTGCTACATCTGATGCAGTTCTTGCAGTTTGCTATGCTCCCCCCATGACAGTTTCAAAAGTTATGATTAAAGATGAGCCCAAGCCATTGCCTGTTAATGTTGCTGCTGAACCAGCACCAGTGAAGGCAAGTTTGTCTCCTGTAGAGAAAGAGAGTGTAGAGCTTGCTACATCTGATGCAGTTCGTGCAGTTTGCTATGCTCCCCCCATGACACTTTCAAAAGTTATGATTGAAGATGAGCCCGAGCCATTGCCTGTTAAAGTTGCTGCTGAACCTACTGAGGTTGCCAAGCCCACCGTTGAGGCTAAACCTGCCCCTGTGGAGGAGGCCAAGCCTACTGTTGAGGCTAAACCTGCCCCTGTGGAGGAGGCCAAGCCTACTGTTGAGGCTAAACCTGCCCCTGTGCAGGAGGTCAAGCCTACCGTTGAGGCTAAACCTGCCCCTGTACAGGAGGCCAAGCCCGCCGTTGAGGCTAAACCTGCCCCTGTAAAGGAGGCCAAGCCTGCCGTTGAGGCTAAACCTGCCCCTGTAAAGGAGGCCAAGCCTGCCGTTGAGGCTAAACCTGCCCCTGTGCAGGAGGTCAAGCCCGCCGTTGAGGCTAAACCTGCCCCTGTAAAGGAGGCCAAGCCTGCCGTTGAGGCTAAACCTGCCCCTGTAAAGGAGGCCAAGCCTGCCGTTGAGGCTAAACCTGCCCCTGTGCAGGAGGTCAAGCCCGCCGTTGAGGCTAAACCTGCCCCTGTGCAGGAGGTCAAGCCCGCCGTTGAGGCTAAACCTGCCCCTGTAAAGGAGGCCAAGCCTGCCATTGAGGCTAAACCTGCCCCTGTAAAGGAGGCCAAGCCCGCCGTTGAGGCTAAACCTGCCCCTGTGGACGAGGCCAAGCCCGCCGTTGAGGCTAAACCTGCCCCTGTGGAGGAGGCCAAGCCCGCCGTTGAGGCTAAACCTGCCCCTGTGGAGGAGGCCAAGCCTGCCGTTGAGGCTAAACCTGCCCCTGTGGAAGCCGAAAAACCGTCCCAAGTTGAGCCCGCTGTCCCTGCACCCCGTAAACTCACATTTGCAGAGGCCGTTGCAAAACCTTCCCCTGTTAAACCTGAAGCTGAAGTAATCGGCACGACCCCTGAACCCGTCCCCTCGCCAAAACCTGCCCCACCACCTTCCAAAACCCCTGCCAAGGTGGAGTCCATCAAGAACGAAGCTGGTATTTCATTACTCTCCTCTTTCATGCcttctgtttcagctgtcaCCATGTTCTCGGACATAGTTATTTAG